GGTTCGACCTTCCAGCGATCCTGCAGCCGCTCGCGGGCGTTCGGAGCAAGCTCTCGGTTCTCACGGGTCTGACGGCGGACAAGGCGCGCCCTCACGGCGACGGCGGCGGCGATCACGCCCGCGCAATGGCGGCGTTCCTTACCGGAGCTCAGCCGCGCAAGACGGACGGCGCGGCGATCCGAGCCGGCATCTCGGTCGATCAGGTGGCGGCGGCGGAGATCGGGCACCTGACGCGACTGCCGTCGCTGGAGATCGGCTGCGAGCAGGGATCGATGGCGGGCAACTGCGACTCGGGCTATAGCTGTGTCTACTCGTCCACGATGTCCTGGCGGTCGGGCACCCAGCCGCTGCCGAAGGAAGTGAACCCCAAGCTGGTGTTCGAGCGGATGTTCGGCACGGGGGCGGATTCGGCTCGCGTCGAGCGCGACGCGCGTCGGCGAAGCATCCTCGACTACGTGATGGACGACTCGAAGGCTCTGTCGCATCGGCTCGGATCGAGCGACAACCGGAAGCTGGACGAGTACTTCGCGTCGGTGCGAGACATCGAGACGCGGATGGATCGCGCGGAGAAGCTGCCGACGGTTCAGACGCCCGACTACGCGGTTCCCGCCGGCGTTCCCGCTGACTACCAGGAGCACATCCGCCTGATGTGCGACATGATGGTGCTGGCGTTCCAGACGGACGTGACGCGCGTTGTCACCTTCGTCGTCGCGAACGAGGGGAGCAACCGGGCGTATCCCTTCATCGAAGTGCCGGAGGGGCATCACGACCTGTCGCACCACGCCGGCGACGAGTCGAAGAAGGCGAAGATCCGACAGATCAATACCTTCCATACGGGGAACCTAGCGTATCTGCTCGAACGCCTCGACTCCGTTGCGGAAGGCGACGGGACGCTGCTCGACCACGCGATGGTGGTCTATGGCAGCGGCAACTCCGATGGCAACCGCCACAATCACGACGATCTGCCGATCCTGCTGGCGGGCGGCGGTTGTGGGACGCTGACT
This is a stretch of genomic DNA from Candidatus Poribacteria bacterium. It encodes these proteins:
- a CDS encoding DUF1552 domain-containing protein, which produces MSLTKPISRRTMLRGMGAAMFLPWLEAMGPLRSWAASPTSGVPAPNRMAFVYVPNGKNMADWTPRGEAYGFDLPAILQPLAGVRSKLSVLTGLTADKARPHGDGGGDHARAMAAFLTGAQPRKTDGAAIRAGISVDQVAAAEIGHLTRLPSLEIGCEQGSMAGNCDSGYSCVYSSTMSWRSGTQPLPKEVNPKLVFERMFGTGADSARVERDARRRSILDYVMDDSKALSHRLGSSDNRKLDEYFASVRDIETRMDRAEKLPTVQTPDYAVPAGVPADYQEHIRLMCDMMVLAFQTDVTRVVTFVVANEGSNRAYPFIEVPEGHHDLSHHAGDESKKAKIRQINTFHTGNLAYLLERLDSVAEGDGTLLDHAMVVYGSGNSDGNRHNHDDLPILLAGGGCGTLTPGRHLRYPNETPLNNLWLAMLNRMDIEVAQLGDSTGELPNLS